The Desulfotignum phosphitoxidans DSM 13687 DNA window ATGAGTTTTTATTCGGCCTGGACTGGAGTCCCCAGATGGCCATCCGGTCGGACCAGGTGGGATCTTCCGGGGCGTTCGGCGCCATCCCCGTATTCATGGGGACCCTGCTCATCTCGGCCATTGCCATGTGTGTGGCCGTGCCCATCGGGCTGATGTCCGCTATTTATCTGTCGGAATATGCAGACAAACGGGTCCGGGCCGTGGCCAAACCCCTGCTGGAGATCCTGGCCGGGATCCCCACGGTGGTGTATGGATTTTTTGCGGCCCTGGTGGTGGCGCCCATGATCCGGAACGCCGGGGTCACCCTGGGGCTGGACGTATCATCGGAAAGTGCCCTGGCGGCCGGCCTGGTCATGGGAATCATGATCATTCCCTTTGTGTCTTCCCTGTCCGATGACGTGATCAATGCCGTGCCCCAGTCATTGCGGGACGGGGCGCTGGGCTTAGGTTCCACCAAAAGTGAAACCGTTCGCCTGGTGGTGCTGCCCGCCGCCCTTCCGGGCATTGTGGGCGGGGTGCTGCTGGCCGTGTCCCGGGCCATCGGCGAGACCATGATCGTGGTCATGGCCGCCGGCCTGGCTGCCAACCTGACCGTGAATCCGTTGAAAACCGTGACCACGGTGACGGTCCAGATCGTTACGTTGCTGGTGGGGGACCAGGAGTTTGACAGCCCCAAGACCCTGGCGGCTTTTGCATTGGGCCTGCTCCTGTTTGTCATCACCCTGATTCTGAATGTCATCGCCCTGGTGGTGGTGCGAAAATACCGAGAGCAATATGAATAATCTTATCCAAAATCAGCGGACCGCCCGGACAATGGATATCGTGAATCAGGGCCTGGCCCGGCGGTATCGGGCGGAAAAAAGGTTCCGGCTTTACGGCATTGTTGCCATTATTTTATCCATGATTTTTCTGGTGTTTCTGTTTATCAGTATTTCAGCCAATGGGTACACGGCGTTTCAGCAGACCTTTGTTCGACTGGATATCCATCTGGATCCCGAAATACTGGATGCCGGGTCTCTGGCTGATGCCAATTACCAGGGCCTGGTCAAACAGTCTTTGGCAGACATGTTTCCGGAAGTGACAACCCGCAGGGAAAAACGGCAGCTCTATGGCATGGTCAGCAACGGGGCTGCGTATCAGCTCCAGGATTATGTGAGAAAAAATCAGAACAAAATCGGGTCCGTGATCCAGATCTGGGTGCCGGCGGATGATGACGTGGACATGGTGATCAAAGGTCATATTCAGCGGGACGTGCCGGAAGCGGAACGCCGGGTGAAAGACAATCAGCTGTCCTGGATCGATGAATTCCGGGAACAGGGACGGCTGGAAAAACGGTTCAACACCACCTTTTTTACGGCCGGAGATTCCCGGGAGCCGGAACTGGCCGGTATTAAGGGGGCCGTAACCGGGTCTTTTTACACCCTGATCG harbors:
- the pstC gene encoding phosphate ABC transporter permease subunit PstC, with protein sequence MSSSNLLLVLLMLTTAGYYLGRKKAVAVAQATGKGQQILHSRPTYYGALAALWCAVPALAIFVFWQAFGPTVITQLVVAGLPPDLQALPSDRLGLLMNDVKNLVHGNIISGDISVAIRAAADHYTRLQTLSHAALAVLVLVAGIAGILWIQKRITPVLRARNHVESLVKYLLVACASIAIFTTIGIVLSVLYEAIRFFKVIPIHEFLFGLDWSPQMAIRSDQVGSSGAFGAIPVFMGTLLISAIAMCVAVPIGLMSAIYLSEYADKRVRAVAKPLLEILAGIPTVVYGFFAALVVAPMIRNAGVTLGLDVSSESALAAGLVMGIMIIPFVSSLSDDVINAVPQSLRDGALGLGSTKSETVRLVVLPAALPGIVGGVLLAVSRAIGETMIVVMAAGLAANLTVNPLKTVTTVTVQIVTLLVGDQEFDSPKTLAAFALGLLLFVITLILNVIALVVVRKYREQYE
- the pstA gene encoding phosphate ABC transporter permease PstA, which produces MNNLIQNQRTARTMDIVNQGLARRYRAEKRFRLYGIVAIILSMIFLVFLFISISANGYTAFQQTFVRLDIHLDPEILDAGSLADANYQGLVKQSLADMFPEVTTRREKRQLYGMVSNGAAYQLQDYVRKNQNKIGSVIQIWVPADDDVDMVIKGHIQRDVPEAERRVKDNQLSWIDEFREQGRLEKRFNTTFFTAGDSREPELAGIKGAVTGSFYTLIVTLLLSFPIGVAAAVYLEEFAPKNRWTDIIEVNINNLAAVPSIVYGLLGLAVFLNFFGLPRSVPLVGGLVLTLMTLPTIIIASRAALKSVPPSIREAALGVGASRTQMVMHHVLPLALPGMLTGTIIGMAQALGETAPLLMIGMVAFIVDIPGGFTDPSTVLPVQIFLWADSPERAFLEKTSAAIMVLLAFLVTMNALAVFLRKKFERRW